TATGATATTTAGCAAGGATAACCTATTATGACACTTAGTAAGGATAATCTTGAGGCTGGACTTGCTAGTATTAGTACCCTGTTTGATATTTTTTCTAAATTTGAAGACAAGTTTAGCGAAAAATCTCATAAAGGTTTTACTATACTTTATGAATTTTATGAACATTTTGTTGAGATTTACACACAAAATATGGAGCGTCTTGAGAATAAATTGACGCATGAAATTTTAGAAGACCTCACGCCTTTAAACACTAAGATTAATGCTTTAATTAGTGCTGTTAATGCTGGTGCTGGGAATATGAGGCTTAATGAGGACTTAAAGCTTAAGTGTGCTGAGGCTTAAATAAAGGAGTTTGGGTTTAGATAACAAGTAAAGGAGTTTAGTTTGGATTTAGATAACAAAACTGCTCATTTAGGAATTAGTATCTTAAATGATTTTACACAAATACTTAAAGATAAACAGCCCGCTACTTCTGCATACATTAATGTATTCACAAACATATTCAATTACTTTTATTCCCTATACACAAAAAATATGAAAAACTTAGAACAAGTAGAGTCAATTAAAATCTTAAATGAATTAGAGCCAATACTAGCGTGTAATATTGAGATATTAGAAAAATCTACAACTGCAGGTAGTAAAGACCATAAAAAGATTGAGGCTTTAAGAAAAAAAAGAAATAAATTAATGAAAATTTATACCGACAAACTTAAGATGGAACTAGAGAAGGAACTAGAAAATGAAAACTAAAATCTTTAAATTTATTCTCTTATTTACTCTCTTAGGATGTGATACAATTGCAAGCCTGAGGCAGGAGCCTCGGCAACCTCAAGAAACTACACTTGCGAGCTTAAGTGCCTATGAAGACAAGCTAGCAAGTTATGTGATGTACTTGCAAACATGGTTGGTTAGAACTAAACAAAAAGTTAAAGACAAGGATTATCCTAAATTTGAATTCTTTGATACTACTACCCTTAAGTATGAAC
This is a stretch of genomic DNA from Candidatus Borreliella tachyglossi. It encodes these proteins:
- a CDS encoding BBA14 family lipoprotein, which translates into the protein MKTKIFKFILLFTLLGCDTIASLRQEPRQPQETTLASLSAYEDKLASYVMYLQTWLVRTKQKVKDKDYPKFEFFDTTTLKYEHTLKALKDNIAKYKTYILYVKPIATAVYNKYSKAL
- a CDS encoding BlyB family putative holin accessory protein yields the protein MDLDNKTAHLGISILNDFTQILKDKQPATSAYINVFTNIFNYFYSLYTKNMKNLEQVESIKILNELEPILACNIEILEKSTTAGSKDHKKIEALRKKRNKLMKIYTDKLKMELEKELENEN
- a CDS encoding BlyB family putative holin accessory protein; the protein is MTLSKDNLEAGLASISTLFDIFSKFEDKFSEKSHKGFTILYEFYEHFVEIYTQNMERLENKLTHEILEDLTPLNTKINALISAVNAGAGNMRLNEDLKLKCAEA